A single region of the Hirundo rustica isolate bHirRus1 chromosome 17, bHirRus1.pri.v3, whole genome shotgun sequence genome encodes:
- the SIRT4 gene encoding NAD-dependent protein lipoamidase sirtuin-4, mitochondrial — translation MFSARKWSGVFRAVRLHHFRSHSASRASPNLTFVPACLPPDPVEVEELQRFVSNSKRLFVMTGAGISTESGIPDYRSEGVGLYARTDRRPVQHAEFVRSASARQRYWARNFVGWPQFSSHQPNQAHLVLRDWEKLGKLHWLVTQNVDALHTKAGSRRMTELHGCTHRVFCLACGDQILRSELQEHFEALNPTWKAEAFGVAPDGDVFLTDEQVRSFQVPACRKCGGILKPDVTFFGDTVSQEKVSFVHQRLAESDSMLVAGSSMQVYSGYRFALAAREKQLPIAVLNIGPTRLDHFASLKLNSRCGELLPLIVCK, via the exons ATGTTCTCTGCCAGGAAGTGGTCTGGAGTTTTCAGAGCCGTCAGACTGCATCATTTCAGATCCCACTCTGCATCCAGAGCCTCTCCGAACTTGACTTTCGTGCCAGCCTGTCTTCCCCCAGATCCCGTGGAAGTGGAGGAGCTGCAGCGCTTTGTTTCTAACTCCAAGAGGCTGTTTGTAATGACTGGAGCTGGAATTTCCACGGAGTCAGGGATCCCTGATTACCGCTCCGAGGGCGTCGGGCTCTACGCCAGGACAGACAGACGGCCTGTCCAGCATGCTGAGTTCGTCCGCAGCGCCAGTGCCCGGCAGCGCTACTGGGCAAGGAACTTCGTGGGCTGGCCCCAGTTCTCCTCCCACCAGCCAAACCAGGCACACCTGGTACTGAGAGACTGGGAGAAGCTGGGCAAGCTGCACTGGCTGGTGACCCAGAACGTGGACGCCCTTCACACCAAAGCCGGGAGCCGGCGCATGACGGAGCTGCACGGCTGCACGCACAG GGTTTTCTGCTTGGCCTGTGGAGACCAAATCTTGCGTTCTGAGCTCCAGGAGCACTTTGAAGCTCTGAACCCCACCTGGAAAGCTGAAGCGTTTGGCGTGGCTCCGGATGGGGATGTCTTCCTGACGGATGAGCAGGTGCGCAGTTTCCAAGTCCCAGCCTGCCGTAAATGTGGTGGAATCCTGAAGCCTGATGTGACCTTCTTTGGAGACACAGTGAGCCAGGAAAAAGTCAGTTTTGTACACCAACGCCTGGCAGAATCAGACTCCATGCTGGTAGCAGGATCCTCTATGCAG GTGTACTCTGGTTACAGGTTTGCTCTCGCTGCCCGGGAGAAGCAGCTGCCAATTGCAGTCCTTAACATTGGCCCCACCAGGTTAGATCACTTTGCATCCTTAAAGCTGAATTCCCGCTgtggagagctgctgcctttgaTTGTTTGCAAATGA